The Bacteroidota bacterium nucleotide sequence GGAATTGGGAGAAGATAAAGTTGTCCGAAGGGAGACATTCCGTGGTGGAAGGGGTCCCCAAAGAAATGCCGGCCCTCCTTCGGGCTCTTCGCCTGCAGGAAAAAGCGTCGAAAGTCGGGTTTGATTGGAACAACAGCGAAGAAGTGTGGAAGAAGGTGACCGAGGAACTGCGGGAATTGCATGAGGCGGTCGAACAAAATGCGCAGGAAGAGATCTCGGACGAGTTCGGCGATCTTCTTTTCTCTCTCGTCAATTACTCCCGGTTCCTCCGCCTTGACCCGGAGCAGGCGCTGAAGGCAACCTCCAACAAGTTCATCCGACGGTTCAACTACATCGAGGATCGTCTTCGCGAGAAGCAGAAGGACATTTACAGCACAACGCTTGCGGAGATGGATGCTTTGTGGAACGAAGCGAAGAACCTCCCGTAACTATTTCGCCCCCTCGTCCATTCTTCCGTTGAATTTTCCGTAGGCATCGATAATGTCCTTGACCAGGCGGTGACGCACGACGTCGTTCCGGTCAAAATACGCGAAGTCGATGCCGTCAATATTCTTCAACACTTCCTGGATCTGCACTAAACCCGACGTCGTCTTCACCGGGAGGTCGATTTGAGTGACGTCTCCCGTGATGATCGCTTTCGACCGCTCACCAAGCCGGGTGAGGAACATTTTCATCTGCATCGCGGTGGCGTTCTGCGCCTCGTCGAGAATGAGGAATGCGTTGTTCAGCGTCCTCCCGCGCATGTACGCCAGAGGAACGATCTCGATCACCCGGCGTTCCATGTACGTTTTCAGTTTCTCCGACGGCAACATATCATCGAGCGCGTCGTACAGGGGTCGGAGATACGGGTCCACTTTTTCTTTCAAGTCTCCGGGCAAGAATCCCAGGCTCTCTCCCGCTTCGACCGCCGGCCTTGCCAGCACAATTTTGCTCACCTCGCGGTTCTTCAGGTTTGCAACGGCCATTGCGACGGCGAGGTATGTTTTTCCCGTTCCGGCAGGACCGATCGCAAAGACGATGTCGTTCATCTGGACGCGGCGGATGTACTCCCGCTGGCCTGCCGTCTTCGCCTTGATGATCGCGTTTTTGGTGAAAAGGATGATGGAATCCATTTCATCATTCGGCACCTGAGCGCGCAGCTGCGTTTGCGACGGCGAGTCGACGGCGATAAGGTCGAGCACAGTGTCGACGTCGTTCGCCGTCAGCGCCCCGTTCTTCGTCAGAAGAAACGTCAATTCTTTGAAGACACGCTCGATCTGTTGAACTTCGGATGATTCGCCGCGCAGCGTGATATTTTCCCCGCGGACGATGATGTCCGCATCGAATCGGTCCTCGATGAGCTGGAGATGGCTGTCGTTGATGCCGAGGAGAGAAAATGCATCAACGCCTTCAATCTTCATTTTTTTTTCTACCGTAACGCGTCCTCCTTGTCACGATCCAAAAAATAAAAAGTCCTTCGCCCCGGTCTCAGCCGGGGGAAGGACGTTCATCGTTGATGACAACTCAACAAGCGTTCTGCCGTACTCCTTATTTGGTACCGCCCCGCTTCTTTGCCCAGTAGCGCCGTTCGGCTTTCTTCTCCGAAGC carries:
- the mazG gene encoding nucleoside triphosphate pyrophosphohydrolase → MDAEKEFRRLIDIVQRLRKECPWDRVQTHESLRQGFIEETYEAVEAIDSKDWNELRNELGDVLLHVALQSAIAEEHNEFTVDEVIRRINEKLIRRHPHIFGNEPAVDLAAQKRNWEKIKLSEGRHSVVEGVPKEMPALLRALRLQEKASKVGFDWNNSEEVWKKVTEELRELHEAVEQNAQEEISDEFGDLLFSLVNYSRFLRLDPEQALKATSNKFIRRFNYIEDRLREKQKDIYSTTLAEMDALWNEAKNLP
- a CDS encoding PhoH family protein, whose translation is MKIEGVDAFSLLGINDSHLQLIEDRFDADIIVRGENITLRGESSEVQQIERVFKELTFLLTKNGALTANDVDTVLDLIAVDSPSQTQLRAQVPNDEMDSIILFTKNAIIKAKTAGQREYIRRVQMNDIVFAIGPAGTGKTYLAVAMAVANLKNREVSKIVLARPAVEAGESLGFLPGDLKEKVDPYLRPLYDALDDMLPSEKLKTYMERRVIEIVPLAYMRGRTLNNAFLILDEAQNATAMQMKMFLTRLGERSKAIITGDVTQIDLPVKTTSGLVQIQEVLKNIDGIDFAYFDRNDVVRHRLVKDIIDAYGKFNGRMDEGAK